The Agromyces mangrovi genome contains a region encoding:
- a CDS encoding biotin--[acetyl-CoA-carboxylase] ligase, with product MEFPLARAAVPRFLALDEAGSTNDELAARARSEASDWPDLSVLVTDDQTRGRGRLGRTWLAPSGKSLAISILLRPRMPDGGELPPDALGWLPLLAGAAMTRAVRAAVLPAGAATTEPDESSVIDGDGTGGVDVWLKWPNDVLISGYKVCGILSELLADEHAVLIGSGLNVSLDEHDLPTLTSTSLSLVTHAPVDADAVLADYLTRFAGLYRGFLEAGADASASGLADEVTELCGTLGTRVRVELPGGAELVGVASALDDAGRLVVRDESDDGAERAVAAGDVTHLRY from the coding sequence ATGGAATTCCCGCTCGCACGCGCCGCGGTGCCCCGGTTCCTCGCACTCGACGAGGCCGGCTCGACGAACGACGAACTGGCCGCGCGCGCCCGCTCCGAGGCATCCGACTGGCCCGACCTCTCGGTGCTCGTGACCGACGACCAGACGCGCGGTCGCGGGCGGCTCGGCCGCACCTGGCTGGCGCCGTCGGGCAAGTCGCTCGCGATCTCGATCCTGCTCAGGCCCCGGATGCCCGATGGTGGCGAGCTGCCCCCGGACGCCCTCGGGTGGCTGCCGCTCCTCGCCGGCGCCGCGATGACCCGCGCGGTGCGCGCCGCGGTGCTGCCCGCGGGCGCGGCGACGACCGAGCCCGACGAGTCGTCCGTGATCGACGGCGACGGCACGGGCGGGGTGGACGTGTGGCTCAAGTGGCCGAACGACGTGCTCATCTCGGGCTACAAGGTCTGCGGCATCCTCTCCGAGCTGCTCGCCGACGAGCATGCGGTGCTCATCGGATCGGGCCTGAACGTCTCGCTCGACGAGCACGACCTGCCGACGCTCACCTCCACCTCGCTCTCGCTCGTGACCCACGCACCGGTCGACGCCGACGCGGTGCTCGCCGACTACCTCACCCGGTTCGCCGGCCTCTACCGCGGCTTCCTCGAGGCGGGGGCGGATGCCTCGGCCAGCGGCCTCGCGGACGAGGTGACCGAGCTCTGCGGCACGCTCGGCACGCGCGTGCGCGTGGAGCTTCCGGGCGGAGCCGAGCTCGTCGGGGTCGCATCCGCTCTGGACGATGCGGGTCGCCTGGTCGTGCGCGACGAGTCGGACGACGGCGCCGAGCGGGCCGTCGCGGCCGGCGACGTGACCCACCTGCGGTATTAA
- a CDS encoding PH domain-containing protein, with translation MVARVRRHARILTVPVLVLLAVSAATGFAIGNLPEVWMEFALVGIGAIVVFVFSVLPYLAWLTRRYTITTRRLILRGGLFVATRQELLHSRGYDVTVRRNWFQSIFGSGDVRINTGHETPVVLSDVPNPTLVQRVLHDLQEQTNTLVAERRRLEQSAATGPQVAWGGR, from the coding sequence GTGGTCGCGCGCGTGCGGCGCCACGCGCGCATCCTCACCGTGCCCGTGCTCGTGCTGCTCGCCGTGAGTGCTGCGACCGGATTCGCGATCGGCAACCTGCCCGAGGTCTGGATGGAGTTCGCGCTGGTCGGCATCGGCGCGATCGTGGTGTTCGTCTTCTCCGTGCTGCCGTACCTGGCGTGGCTGACCCGCCGCTACACGATCACCACCCGCAGGCTCATCCTGCGCGGCGGTCTGTTCGTCGCCACCCGGCAGGAGCTGCTGCACTCCCGCGGCTACGACGTGACCGTGCGGCGCAACTGGTTCCAGTCGATCTTCGGCTCGGGCGACGTGCGCATCAACACCGGCCACGAGACGCCCGTCGTGCTCTCGGACGTGCCGAACCCCACCCTCGTGCAGCGCGTGCTGCACGACCTCCAGGAGCAGACGAACACCCTCGTCGCCGAGCGGCGCCGGCTCGAGCAGTCGGCGGCCACGGGGCCGCAGGTCGCCTGGGGCGGGCGTTAG
- a CDS encoding acyltransferase family protein encodes MFHLFGAGRVSGGVDVFLFVSGFLLTASLARSAARGNSIELGRRYGRMLLRLVPAAVVVLVATGVMVVLLLPANTWIQNGTELIASALYLENWELIRSQLAYGAAGPDTSPFQHFWSLSIQGQYFFAWPAAVALITMLIRPDSARRVLAMCVAALAVASFAYAVWSNARDAQVAYFDSFARFWEFAAGALLAIGYRRRPPLREGLRTVIGWLGLILVLASGWLVDGASSFPSVPALVPIGGAILVVLAAGSPTRFGADRALELRSVRLLARISYPLYLWHWPVLIGYLALRDREAVGPLGAMAVLLLASALALATQRWVVEPILALRPTMGVRRTVLLPLSVVLATVLTAALGVSAQAAQRDRALAEAKALQADAPACLGAAALDPVLDPCHNPDLAGTLVPAIDGIEGDDDNRPECWARGDTGELTLCTVGSTEPTRHLLAIGDSHNNTLIGVYERIADEYGWSIDVAGHSGCYLTTAPQFKPSERSSQNCRTWVGAAMDHIAESDYDAVIVTHSRGARLDGVARADALSVRVDGLLEAWSVRDRDVPVIAIQDNPLFSRSIIECVAAHGLDAAAECTRPRAEALPDGGLAGAAAADPNAHLIDLVDYMCGPETCSPVVGNVIVTRDGRHLTATFAHTLTPYLGPRLREIVEG; translated from the coding sequence GTGTTCCACCTCTTCGGTGCAGGGCGTGTCTCGGGCGGCGTCGACGTCTTCCTGTTCGTGTCCGGCTTCCTGCTGACCGCGTCGCTCGCGCGTTCGGCGGCCCGAGGCAACAGTATCGAGCTCGGACGGCGCTACGGCCGGATGCTTCTCCGCCTCGTCCCGGCCGCCGTTGTGGTGCTGGTCGCGACGGGTGTGATGGTCGTGTTGCTCCTGCCGGCCAATACCTGGATCCAGAACGGCACGGAACTGATCGCATCGGCGCTGTACCTGGAGAACTGGGAACTCATCCGCTCCCAACTCGCCTATGGCGCAGCAGGACCCGATACCAGCCCGTTCCAGCACTTCTGGTCGCTCTCGATCCAAGGACAGTACTTCTTCGCGTGGCCGGCTGCAGTGGCGCTGATCACGATGCTGATCCGCCCCGACTCCGCGCGACGCGTGTTGGCGATGTGCGTCGCCGCACTCGCTGTCGCGTCGTTCGCCTACGCGGTCTGGTCGAACGCGCGCGACGCCCAGGTCGCCTACTTCGACAGCTTCGCGAGGTTCTGGGAGTTCGCCGCCGGTGCCCTCCTCGCGATCGGCTACCGACGAAGGCCACCCCTGCGCGAAGGACTGCGCACGGTGATCGGCTGGTTGGGCCTCATTCTCGTCCTCGCCTCGGGCTGGCTGGTCGACGGTGCGTCCTCCTTCCCATCCGTACCCGCTCTCGTGCCGATCGGCGGCGCGATCCTCGTCGTGCTCGCCGCGGGCAGCCCGACCCGCTTCGGGGCAGACCGCGCGCTCGAACTCCGTTCGGTGCGGCTGCTCGCCCGTATCTCCTACCCGCTGTATCTCTGGCACTGGCCTGTGCTGATCGGCTACCTCGCATTGCGGGACAGGGAAGCGGTCGGTCCGCTCGGCGCGATGGCCGTGCTGCTCCTGGCGAGCGCCCTCGCTCTCGCGACCCAGCGTTGGGTCGTCGAGCCGATCCTCGCCCTCCGGCCGACCATGGGCGTGCGGCGTACCGTCCTGCTCCCGCTCTCGGTCGTACTCGCCACCGTACTCACCGCGGCACTTGGTGTGAGCGCTCAGGCCGCGCAGCGCGACCGAGCCCTTGCGGAAGCGAAGGCGCTGCAAGCCGATGCACCCGCCTGCCTCGGTGCCGCTGCCCTCGATCCCGTACTCGACCCGTGTCACAACCCGGATCTCGCCGGCACCTTGGTACCGGCGATCGACGGCATCGAAGGCGACGACGACAATCGCCCGGAGTGTTGGGCCCGCGGAGACACCGGGGAGCTCACGCTCTGCACGGTGGGGTCGACCGAGCCCACCCGGCATCTGCTCGCCATCGGTGACTCGCACAACAACACCCTCATCGGAGTCTACGAGCGCATCGCCGACGAGTACGGTTGGTCGATCGACGTCGCCGGTCACTCCGGGTGCTACCTGACGACGGCGCCGCAGTTCAAACCATCGGAACGTTCATCGCAGAACTGCCGAACGTGGGTCGGCGCAGCGATGGACCATATCGCCGAGAGCGATTACGACGCCGTCATCGTGACGCACTCCCGCGGCGCCCGGCTCGACGGGGTCGCCCGGGCGGACGCCCTGTCGGTACGTGTCGACGGCCTGCTCGAGGCGTGGTCCGTCCGGGATCGGGACGTTCCGGTCATAGCGATCCAGGACAACCCGCTCTTCAGCCGGTCCATCATCGAGTGCGTCGCCGCACACGGGCTCGACGCTGCCGCGGAGTGCACCCGCCCTCGCGCCGAGGCGCTCCCGGACGGCGGGCTCGCCGGCGCTGCCGCCGCGGATCCGAATGCCCACCTGATCGACCTGGTCGACTACATGTGCGGCCCGGAGACCTGCTCGCCCGTGGTCGGCAACGTCATCGTCACACGCGACGGGCGCCACCTGACGGCGACGTTCGCGCATACGCTGACCCCATACCTCGGCCCGCGACTCCGGGAGATCGTCGAGGGCTGA
- a CDS encoding GtrA family protein codes for MSHMPASVRSALERLWHGVITYALKFGVVGLVGLVIDVAVFNLLRLGLLGDDGWAQSALGAKTISTSIAIVFNWLGNRYWTFRKHRRRNYLREFAEYLIVSLGGMAIALICLWVSHHVLGFTSLLADNIASNVIGLGLGTLFRFALYRWWVFGHHRADGLSELARVEEAERALFEEPGEATAPASDGR; via the coding sequence ATGTCGCACATGCCCGCCTCCGTCCGCTCCGCGCTCGAGCGCCTGTGGCACGGAGTGATCACGTACGCCCTGAAGTTCGGCGTCGTCGGCCTCGTTGGACTGGTCATCGACGTGGCGGTCTTCAACCTGCTGCGGCTGGGCCTGCTCGGCGACGACGGCTGGGCGCAGTCGGCGCTCGGCGCGAAGACGATCTCGACGAGCATCGCCATCGTCTTCAACTGGCTCGGCAACCGGTACTGGACGTTCCGCAAGCACCGCCGCAGGAATTACCTGCGGGAGTTCGCGGAGTATCTGATCGTCTCGCTCGGCGGCATGGCCATCGCCCTCATCTGCCTCTGGGTCAGCCACCACGTGCTCGGTTTCACGAGCCTGCTGGCCGACAACATCGCGTCGAACGTCATCGGCCTCGGGCTCGGCACGCTCTTCCGCTTCGCGCTCTACCGCTGGTGGGTCTTCGGCCACCACCGCGCCGACGGGCTGTCCGAGCTGGCGCGCGTCGAGGAGGCCGAGCGCGCGCTCTTCGAGGAGCCCGGGGAGGCGACCGCGCCCGCATCCGACGGACGCTGA
- the purE gene encoding 5-(carboxyamino)imidazole ribonucleotide mutase — translation MGSDSDWRVMQAASEVLDELGIAHEVEVVSAHRTPEKMIAYGKEAYARGIRVIIAGAGGAAHLPGMLASVTTLPVVGVPVPLSTLDGLDSLLSIVQMPAGVPVATVSIGGAKNAGLIAAKILATADPELTQRLAEYASALAALVEEKNERLKQAR, via the coding sequence ATGGGATCCGACTCCGACTGGCGCGTCATGCAGGCGGCCTCGGAGGTGCTCGACGAACTCGGCATCGCGCACGAGGTCGAGGTCGTCTCCGCGCACCGCACGCCGGAGAAGATGATCGCCTACGGCAAGGAGGCGTACGCCCGGGGCATCCGCGTCATCATCGCCGGCGCCGGCGGCGCCGCGCACCTGCCCGGCATGCTCGCGAGCGTCACGACCCTGCCCGTCGTGGGCGTGCCCGTGCCGCTGTCGACGCTCGACGGACTCGACTCGCTGCTCTCGATCGTGCAGATGCCGGCCGGCGTGCCCGTCGCGACCGTCTCGATCGGCGGCGCGAAGAACGCCGGGCTGATCGCCGCGAAGATCCTCGCGACGGCCGATCCGGAACTCACGCAGCGCCTCGCGGAGTACGCCTCGGCGCTGGCCGCGCTCGTCGAGGAGAAGAACGAGCGCCTCAAGCAGGCGCGATGA
- a CDS encoding glycosyltransferase: MTTRLQLVVDPIAAATGGPLVRYTTDLARALVASTPPGCSIEGIVSSVPGRDLRRVRTAVPDLGDLTTTTLQRRELAAAWQLGIGGPGGMLHSPSLLAPLKRHDRALDGTQVVVTVHDLFAWTDPQRLGSVAVAWQRAALRRATKHADAVVVPSHALAERLAEFADLGDRVRVIGSAPRAGLVVPSDADRIRASLDLQPGTYVVACASPDDDTVASLQDALDLPESRGIDLVLVTPEDVSPRDGADAGRNGTSVRTRTIAEPGPAALAALLAGAVAFVDLRLDAHDATAVIEALSLGVPVVHADAPVHHEAAADAGVPVDATSRIAVADAIARLASDAALRQSLAIAGTDRARMFTWQDVGERVWQLHADL; this comes from the coding sequence ATGACGACTCGGCTGCAGCTCGTCGTCGACCCGATCGCCGCTGCGACAGGCGGACCGCTGGTCCGGTACACGACCGACCTCGCACGCGCCCTCGTCGCCTCGACGCCGCCCGGGTGCAGCATCGAGGGCATCGTGTCCTCGGTCCCGGGACGCGACCTCCGCCGGGTGCGCACCGCCGTCCCCGACCTGGGCGACCTCACGACCACGACCCTGCAGCGTCGGGAGCTGGCCGCGGCCTGGCAGCTCGGCATCGGCGGCCCGGGCGGGATGCTGCACTCGCCCAGCCTGCTCGCGCCGCTCAAGCGGCACGATCGGGCGCTCGACGGCACCCAGGTCGTGGTGACGGTGCACGACCTCTTCGCCTGGACCGACCCGCAGCGGCTCGGCTCGGTCGCCGTCGCGTGGCAGCGTGCCGCGCTGCGCCGAGCGACGAAGCACGCCGACGCGGTGGTCGTGCCCTCGCACGCCCTCGCGGAGCGGCTCGCCGAGTTCGCCGACCTCGGCGACCGCGTGCGCGTGATCGGCAGCGCACCCCGTGCCGGTCTGGTCGTCCCGTCGGATGCCGATCGGATCCGCGCCTCGCTCGACCTGCAGCCTGGCACCTACGTGGTCGCGTGCGCATCGCCGGACGACGACACGGTCGCGTCGCTGCAGGACGCGCTGGACCTTCCGGAGTCGCGGGGCATCGACCTCGTGCTGGTGACGCCGGAGGACGTGTCACCGCGCGACGGAGCCGACGCCGGACGGAACGGGACCTCCGTCCGCACGCGCACCATCGCCGAGCCGGGCCCCGCAGCGCTCGCGGCGCTGCTCGCCGGAGCCGTCGCGTTCGTCGACCTGCGCCTCGACGCCCACGATGCGACCGCCGTCATCGAGGCGCTGAGCCTCGGCGTCCCGGTCGTGCACGCGGACGCGCCCGTGCATCACGAGGCCGCTGCCGACGCGGGCGTTCCGGTGGACGCGACCTCCCGGATCGCCGTCGCAGACGCGATCGCCCGCCTCGCGAGCGACGCCGCGCTGCGGCAGTCGCTCGCCATCGCGGGCACCGACCGCGCGCGCATGTTCACCTGGCAGGACGTCGGCGAGCGCGTCTGGCAACTGCACGCCGACCTGTAG
- a CDS encoding glycosyltransferase: MPEPKTTRGSRTTGSRSTPRVVAVVPLFRPDDRVVGNISALAAQVDAVYAVDDGSGEVADGVAAELADAGVEVTRLERNSGIAAALNAGVRRALADGADFVVNTDQDTLLPTGYVAACIDTFARANAVTRLGIVCADAVNGAPSIPTWRSPEGLGLVPEAIQSGFVISRECLERSGLFDERLVIDCVDTEFCLRVRSRGFRIAVADGTDIAHELGEMVPYRPFGVRRRNRNGTYEYQYHSPFRQYYITRNNIDLIFRYFRTHRRWTLAVVKRQTGPGIDAVLSGPERLRHAVAIAAGGVHGFLRIRGPVPARLGRFLRRA, from the coding sequence GTGCCAGAGCCGAAGACGACCCGCGGGAGCCGGACGACCGGGAGCCGCAGCACTCCACGCGTCGTCGCGGTCGTGCCGTTGTTCCGACCCGACGACCGCGTCGTCGGCAACATCTCCGCGCTCGCCGCGCAGGTCGACGCCGTCTACGCCGTGGACGACGGGTCGGGCGAGGTCGCGGACGGCGTCGCCGCCGAACTCGCCGATGCCGGCGTCGAGGTCACCCGGCTCGAGCGCAACTCCGGCATCGCCGCAGCCCTCAACGCCGGCGTGCGCCGTGCCCTCGCCGACGGCGCGGACTTCGTCGTCAACACCGACCAGGACACGCTGCTGCCGACCGGCTACGTGGCCGCCTGCATCGACACCTTCGCGCGGGCCAACGCGGTGACCCGGCTCGGCATCGTCTGCGCCGACGCGGTCAACGGCGCGCCGTCCATCCCGACCTGGCGATCTCCCGAGGGGCTCGGTCTCGTTCCCGAGGCCATCCAATCGGGCTTCGTGATCTCGCGCGAGTGCCTGGAGCGGTCCGGCCTGTTCGATGAGCGGCTCGTCATCGACTGCGTGGACACGGAGTTCTGCCTGCGGGTCCGCTCGCGCGGGTTCCGCATCGCCGTCGCCGACGGCACCGACATCGCGCATGAGCTCGGCGAGATGGTGCCGTACCGGCCGTTCGGCGTGCGCCGACGCAACCGCAACGGCACCTACGAGTACCAGTACCACTCGCCGTTCCGCCAGTACTACATCACCCGCAACAACATCGACCTGATCTTCCGCTACTTCCGCACCCATCGGCGGTGGACGCTCGCGGTCGTCAAGCGCCAGACGGGGCCGGGCATCGATGCGGTCCTGAGCGGTCCCGAGCGCCTCCGACACGCGGTCGCGATCGCCGCCGGCGGCGTGCACGGGTTCCTTCGCATCCGCGGCCCCGTGCCCGCCCGACTCGGCCGATTCCTCAGGCGCGCATGA
- a CDS encoding glycosyltransferase family 2 protein, with protein MNDAPSRIEAWIDAAGHATEDVDEMIASVLAAGVPSDAVRVVATEDEPSAREDGVRVVPADVDVLNREWRASDAEFLMLIRRGRVEPEAIERVTAFLDRFPGVHIAYGDSVTTQGSSPLTRPRFSPIRLRSNDYLGPIVVVRRSVLESLDGFRPGARRAQVLDLVLRADEAGLPIALVPAVLAREDLADVDFASSADAQERVVRDHLERCGVVAEIERVRPFTRRLRYRIEGDPTVSVVIPTRGGSAHVAGSDRVLVVEAIRGIVERSTYRNLEFVVVCDRETPEHVVAELRALCGDRLRIVLWDAPFNFSAKMNRGAVAATGEYLLLLNDDVEVVTDDWIESMLGLAQQRGVGMVGAMLYFEDSTVQHAGQVYTGGVAGHAAFGWPGGRDDALGSLATDHEVSGVTAACALVRREVYDEVGGFTLALPGNYNDVDLNMKIRQTGRSIVFTPWARLYHFESKSRDPRILPTDIETLQSRWLRRMQVEMYSRML; from the coding sequence TTGAACGACGCTCCGAGTCGGATCGAAGCCTGGATCGACGCGGCGGGGCACGCCACCGAGGACGTCGACGAGATGATCGCCTCCGTGCTCGCCGCCGGCGTCCCATCGGACGCGGTGCGGGTGGTCGCCACGGAGGACGAGCCGTCCGCCCGCGAGGATGGAGTACGCGTCGTCCCGGCCGACGTCGATGTGCTGAACCGTGAGTGGCGTGCATCCGATGCCGAGTTCCTCATGCTCATCCGCCGGGGGCGCGTCGAGCCGGAGGCGATCGAGCGCGTGACCGCGTTCCTCGACCGCTTCCCCGGCGTGCACATCGCGTACGGCGACTCAGTCACCACACAAGGTTCGAGCCCGCTCACGCGTCCCCGGTTCTCGCCGATCCGCCTCCGCAGCAACGACTATCTGGGACCGATCGTCGTGGTGCGACGATCCGTGCTCGAATCGCTGGACGGTTTCCGGCCCGGGGCCCGACGTGCACAGGTCCTCGATCTCGTGCTGCGGGCCGACGAAGCCGGTCTCCCGATCGCGCTCGTCCCGGCCGTCCTCGCGCGGGAGGACCTGGCCGACGTGGACTTCGCCTCGAGCGCCGACGCCCAGGAGCGCGTGGTGCGCGACCACCTCGAGCGCTGCGGCGTCGTCGCGGAGATCGAGCGCGTACGGCCGTTCACGCGTCGTCTGCGGTACCGCATCGAGGGCGACCCGACGGTCTCCGTCGTCATCCCCACCCGCGGCGGTTCCGCGCACGTGGCGGGTTCCGACCGGGTGCTGGTCGTCGAGGCGATCCGCGGCATCGTCGAGCGCTCGACCTATCGGAACCTGGAGTTCGTCGTCGTGTGCGACCGGGAGACGCCCGAGCACGTCGTCGCCGAGCTCCGCGCGCTCTGCGGTGATCGGCTCCGCATCGTGCTGTGGGACGCGCCGTTCAACTTCAGCGCGAAGATGAACCGCGGCGCCGTCGCGGCGACGGGAGAGTACCTGCTCCTCCTCAACGACGATGTCGAGGTCGTCACGGACGACTGGATCGAGTCGATGCTCGGGCTCGCCCAGCAGCGCGGCGTCGGCATGGTCGGCGCGATGCTGTACTTCGAGGACTCCACCGTCCAGCATGCCGGTCAGGTCTACACGGGCGGTGTCGCCGGCCATGCGGCGTTCGGCTGGCCGGGTGGGCGCGACGACGCGCTCGGCTCCCTGGCGACGGACCACGAGGTCTCGGGGGTCACCGCCGCGTGCGCGTTGGTGCGGCGCGAGGTGTACGACGAGGTCGGCGGCTTCACGCTCGCGCTCCCGGGCAACTACAACGACGTCGACCTGAACATGAAGATCCGTCAGACCGGACGGTCGATCGTGTTCACCCCGTGGGCGCGGCTTTACCACTTCGAGTCGAAGTCGCGCGACCCGCGCATCCTCCCGACCGACATCGAGACGCTGCAGTCACGATGGCTGCGGCGGATGCAGGTCGAGATGTACTCGCGCATGCTCTGA
- the rfbD gene encoding dTDP-4-dehydrorhamnose reductase gives MSRYLVTGATGMLGTDLQAALADREVTALGRGDLDVTDAAAVLDAVAGHDVIVNAAAYTKVDDAEEHEDVAYAVNATGAGNLAAAAARHGARIVQYSTDYVFDGSATEPYAEETPHAPISAYGRTKAAGERLVLEHGGDAAFVIRTAWLYGAHGPNFAKTMLRLAESKDAWSVVDDQVGQPTWTADLAAKTVELLDSDAPGGVYHGTNGGRTSWFGFARAVLEEAGLDPERITPTDSTAFVRPAPRPAFSVLGHDAWASAGLTPMRPWREALHAAASSGALSG, from the coding sequence GTGAGCCGTTACCTCGTCACCGGAGCCACCGGGATGCTGGGGACCGACCTCCAGGCGGCCCTGGCCGACCGCGAGGTGACCGCGCTGGGACGCGGCGACCTCGACGTCACCGATGCGGCAGCCGTGCTCGACGCCGTGGCCGGTCACGACGTCATCGTCAACGCAGCCGCCTACACCAAGGTCGACGACGCCGAGGAGCACGAGGATGTCGCGTACGCGGTGAACGCGACCGGTGCCGGCAACCTCGCCGCCGCCGCCGCTCGCCATGGCGCCCGCATCGTGCAGTACTCGACCGACTACGTCTTCGACGGCTCCGCCACCGAGCCCTACGCCGAGGAGACGCCGCACGCACCGATCTCGGCCTACGGACGCACCAAGGCGGCGGGCGAGCGCCTCGTCCTCGAGCATGGCGGCGACGCCGCGTTCGTCATCCGCACAGCGTGGCTCTACGGGGCACACGGGCCGAACTTCGCCAAGACGATGCTGCGTCTCGCGGAGTCGAAGGACGCCTGGAGCGTCGTCGACGACCAGGTCGGTCAGCCCACCTGGACCGCGGACCTCGCGGCGAAGACCGTCGAGCTGCTCGACTCGGATGCCCCGGGCGGCGTCTACCACGGCACCAACGGCGGTCGCACCTCCTGGTTCGGGTTCGCTCGCGCCGTGCTCGAGGAGGCCGGGCTCGACCCGGAGCGGATCACGCCGACGGACAGCACGGCATTCGTCCGGCCTGCACCCCGCCCGGCGTTCTCGGTGCTCGGCCACGACGCGTGGGCGAGCGCGGGCCTCACGCCGATGCGCCCATGGCGCGAGGCGCTGCACGCTGCCGCGTCCTCAGGCGCCCTCTCCGGCTGA
- the rfbB gene encoding dTDP-glucose 4,6-dehydratase, with amino-acid sequence MSRLLVTGGAGFIGSNFVHHLIEHTDHDVTVLDVLTYAGNLASLEGLPEDRFRFIRGDIVDAQLVDRLFAEHDAVVHYAAESHNDNSLDDPRPFLDTNIIGTYTLLEAARRHGTRYHHISTDEVYGDLELDDPARFTEETPYNPSSPYSSTKAGSDLLVRAWVRSFGVQATISNCSNNYGPYQHVEKFIPRQITNVLRGQRPKLYGTGENVRDWIHADDHSSAVLAILERGEIGETYLIGADGERNNKDVVELILTQLGQPADAYEHVKDRPGHDLRYAIDSTKLRTELGWTPRYSDFEAGLAATIEWYRDNEAWWAPQKDATEARYTAQGQ; translated from the coding sequence GTGTCAAGACTCCTCGTGACCGGCGGTGCCGGCTTCATCGGCTCCAACTTCGTCCACCACCTGATCGAGCACACCGACCACGACGTGACGGTGCTCGACGTGCTGACGTACGCGGGCAACCTGGCCTCGCTCGAGGGATTGCCCGAGGACCGCTTCCGGTTCATCCGGGGCGACATCGTGGACGCCCAGTTGGTCGACCGCCTGTTCGCCGAGCATGACGCGGTCGTGCACTACGCGGCCGAGAGCCACAACGACAACTCGCTCGACGACCCACGACCGTTCCTCGACACCAACATCATCGGCACCTACACGCTGCTCGAGGCCGCGCGCCGCCACGGCACCCGCTACCACCACATCTCCACCGACGAGGTCTACGGGGACCTGGAGCTCGACGACCCCGCACGCTTCACGGAGGAGACCCCGTACAACCCGTCGAGCCCCTACTCGTCGACCAAGGCCGGCAGCGACCTGCTGGTGCGCGCCTGGGTGCGCTCGTTCGGCGTGCAGGCCACGATCTCGAACTGCTCGAACAACTACGGGCCCTACCAGCATGTCGAGAAGTTCATCCCCCGCCAGATCACGAACGTGCTCCGCGGGCAGCGACCGAAGCTCTACGGCACGGGCGAGAACGTGCGCGACTGGATCCACGCAGACGACCACTCGTCGGCCGTGCTGGCGATCCTCGAGCGCGGCGAGATCGGCGAGACGTACCTCATCGGCGCCGACGGCGAGCGCAACAACAAGGACGTCGTCGAGCTGATCCTCACGCAGCTCGGCCAGCCGGCCGACGCCTACGAGCACGTGAAGGACCGCCCCGGGCACGACCTGCGCTATGCGATCGACTCGACCAAGCTGCGCACCGAGCTCGGCTGGACGCCGCGGTACTCGGACTTCGAGGCCGGCCTCGCCGCGACCATCGAGTGGTACCGCGACAACGAGGCCTGGTGGGCGCCGCAGAAGGATGCCACGGAGGCCCGCTACACCGCCCAGGGGCAGTGA
- a CDS encoding dTDP-4-dehydrorhamnose 3,5-epimerase family protein translates to MQIRELEIPDSYEITPKQFGDDRGVFLEWYRFDRLEEAIGHPLSLAQGNTSVSKRGVVRGIHFADVPPSQAKYVTATHGAVLDFVIDIRVGSPTFGKWDSVLLDDVDRRAIYIAEGLGHCFVALTDDATVSYLVTSTFNAEREHGIDPLDPDVGLVFPDAAGEPLLSPKDTAAPSLAEAAASGLLPTWDAARAYYDVLNKGV, encoded by the coding sequence GTGCAGATCCGCGAACTCGAGATCCCCGACAGCTACGAGATCACCCCGAAGCAGTTCGGCGACGATCGGGGAGTGTTCCTCGAGTGGTACCGGTTCGACCGGCTCGAGGAGGCGATCGGGCACCCGCTCTCGCTCGCCCAGGGCAACACCTCGGTGTCGAAGCGAGGCGTCGTCCGCGGCATCCACTTCGCGGACGTCCCGCCGAGCCAGGCGAAGTACGTCACCGCGACGCACGGCGCGGTGCTCGACTTCGTGATCGACATCCGCGTCGGCTCGCCGACGTTCGGGAAGTGGGACTCGGTGCTGCTCGACGACGTCGATCGTCGCGCCATCTACATCGCCGAGGGTCTCGGCCACTGCTTCGTCGCGCTGACCGACGACGCGACCGTCAGCTACCTCGTGACCTCGACCTTCAACGCCGAGCGCGAGCACGGGATCGATCCGCTCGACCCCGACGTCGGCCTGGTGTTCCCGGACGCCGCGGGGGAGCCGCTGCTGTCGCCGAAGGACACCGCGGCGCCGAGCCTGGCGGAGGCTGCGGCATCCGGGCTCCTGCCGACCTGGGACGCTGCACGCGCCTACTACGACGTACTGAACAAGGGAGTCTGA